In the genome of Lathyrus oleraceus cultivar Zhongwan6 chromosome 4, CAAS_Psat_ZW6_1.0, whole genome shotgun sequence, the window ggattgttgtagtgatggcagaatatttgactttgatgagagtttaatgccattacttctgtgtttctttCCATAACAgatttgtctccctgaataacttctttccaaatatactttctttccatttgaagttgtagtttccgttactctttctggataaggagATTCTTCGTCAGAATCTGCGTTATCTCTGTTAATCTGTGATTGTTATGATGTGacatcagagcttctgatagtcctggtcTTTTACAACTTCAGCGTTGGTGCCAGAGGAAGTTTAGAGCTTTTGGTATTTTGATATGCTGTTTATCTCAAagtcagagcttctagagcgcgcttcttcttcagatgcttctgatcttctggtactgtgtatctgattcgattctgtatctgataaggcgatcagattcctttgttcttgttcagagtcctgcacacttagagaaattttgttagagtgccatttttggtttcatcctttgttatcatcaaaatcctggaatctgttgtagaacaattttgttcttacagttTCTTCATCCTCAATCCTCTCTCTTTGGGCAATTGCGAGCATTGTCTCCAACAGCTGATCCATGTTCTCTTGGATCGTATTGATGTCTGTCCTCATGGTAATTTGGTTAGCCTCAACTTGCTCTAACGTCATCTTGTATTTGCTTCGCGTCTCGTatcggtgttgattagtcagtgtggctggataaagggtaaaaaggtcgggtaagttttttttaaatttttatgaAGCGTGATGCATAATGAAGATGCGAATGTCATGCGTATTTTATTTTCAGGTAATCGTTCGAGTTCCATTAGTTGTTAGTAATTCGAAGAAACAAGAAATAGCAATAATGGAGTAATTTTTAAACGTCATTCATTCAAGTACATAACATAGGGGTCCAAAAAGGCCCTAGTTCAAAATACATTGTTAAAGGAACAAAGTATAAGACATAGGAAAATTAAACTGCAGGCTTTCTAGCTTGGAGCTCTTCTAGTTCTTCCTTGAATCTCTTCAACAACCCTCTACAGAGAAGAATGAAACTGATTATGGCTGGAGAAGTGCTATCTTCCTTCAACTCTTCAACTACATCTCTTAACTTCCATGGTAATTCTTTAGCCGCCCAATTACAGAACCCCACTAGCCCATCGAGCTTTGCACAAAATTTATCCCTATCTCCTTGCAATAAGtctatggtcttcttaaaggattcataGTCTTCAATGACATACTCTCGTTCCTTCAACCATATGGAGCTGTCTTGGTGTAATGACTCTAGCTGGTTCTTCCAATAGCTGGCAGACTCTTTTACGTCTCTTACTTCTCGACACTTCTCTTCCCATATCATGGGCGAAACCCTAGAAGCCTCGGTGGCTATATTCTTGAGTCCGCGTTCTTGATCTGCTTCAGCCTTTGCATGACGAACAGAATTGGTGAGTTCTtttatctgagccccaagtgtatctcttatcgtcttgttttccttcgtggctagatgccaccaacgctcattgtcttgacattctttctgaGCTCGTTGTAGTTGACTCTTAAGAGTATCTAGACAATGGTCAACTTGTTCTAATCCCACTTTGATCTTTTTCCTCTTATGCTCCTCTTTGTTGAATTTTTCCACATGTGCCTGAAGCTATGCATCCTTTCTCTCAAGCTCCCACTTCATGGTGTTTTTCTCATTGATGGTTTGTTTGAGTTTTGTCTTcaactcttcattctctttttctagctttgccatggtggtcttgagttcctccatttcttcaatagggacatgggtgagcttaggttcagGAAGAGGTACAGGTGTTCGAATGACAAATGGCATTTTGATTATCTCCACCCTTTCCTTTACCCAatgaaaatatggttcttttgtaatcccatttTCTCTCCCCAAATCAGCTTTCCCTTTCCGATTGACATTCTTCCAAGCCTCTTTGATTCGTTGGAACAAGCTAGGATTCCCAACCCCAAAGTCAAGTAATAAGAAAGCTTCCAAAGACCTCGCCTCTAGAGGGCCTTCCATTGGATAACCAAGTTGTCTGAGTGATAGAACCGGGTTAGCATTCacacatccttgagttccaataAGTGCTAGATTAGGGAAATCCCCAcaactgaatatgatatccatGTTGATGTATTCTTTGGAATACCAAGAAAGATCTTCGGATCGGAGTGATCCCAATCTCTGAGGCCAACTAACATCTGTCCGTTCAACCTAAGCACCTGTCTCCGAAAGATGTTCTAGGAACCACTGATATAATAAAGGAGCACAATAAGCAATCATTCCTTTCTTCTTAGTGTACCTATGGATCATGTAATAGTAAGCATCAACTAACAAGGTACGTACTGGGTTACCAGTAAGGAAAACACAAATAGTAGCCATGTCTACGAAACCATCCATATTTGGGAACATGACGATGCCATAGATGGCTAACGCAATAGCAAAGTAACAAGCATCCCAACTTTCTGCTTTTAATAGGGTATGAGCtctttccaagagaaaacttagcgaaaatcctttggtattcccttTGGTCTCTAGGTTAGCCTCTACTTCCTTTTCATCAATGTGAAACGTGCTAGCAATGATCTCAAGGGGCAAAGATTCATCTATCCCTTCAAATAGTGGCTTGTTCTTCATAGGGATCCTAACAAGACGCTCGAATTCTTCCAACGTGGGTGCTAGCtggaagtcttggaatgtgaagcatcttaaaggtagGTCATAGAATTGGGCCAAAGTGACTAAAGCTATATAGTCCACTCGTTGGTTAAGGATGCTGAGCAGATTGCCATAGTTCTTCCCAAAGTTGATTCTGTATACCGGGTGCATCTGAGAGACCAAGTCATGTAAGCTTCTTAGATCGGGATCTTTGAACTTGAAAGAGTAAATGTTCcttttgcttgattccatgtttcttgaattcctgcaacttatgacactcagattccttggaaataaaataatatgaatgtcATGTTATGAATGATGTTATGCATACCACAGGTAGGTCAATATACAGGCTGTGAGAGTGGGTATCCTTGGTTACCAAATAAAACCCTTTTGGGAGGATGCTAAAGTTAaaaggttcccaaagtcatcGAACACTATTTAGGAAAGTTATTGTCATGACGAAAGCTCATCAGCCAATAACATCCCCAAAAAGAGTCTCgtctgggtgaggccttcgtctggtcccaaagaggaaaactcctagtgggtccatactacacaactctcgagtccaaggttctagtaaggttctcagagtcatagattGAGGTTGGGAATACTACTGTAAGGTAGTAATACACCCAAGtgatctcatctgattggggctttcgtattaacccgATAAGTCTGGGACTTTTTAGGTAgatactacataaccaccggatataatgggttaaaaggtccctagattcattgatccaacttgagaatactatcgtcgtgatgaaaactcgtcgggcaataatatctcaagagaatctcctctaggcggggtcttcgtatcttccaaacaaggaagactccttgt includes:
- the LOC127137413 gene encoding uncharacterized protein LOC127137413, giving the protein MESSKRNIYSFKFKDPDLRSLHDLVSQMHPVYRINFGKNYGNLLSILNQRVDYIALVTLAQFYDLPLRCFTFQDFQLAPTLEEFERLVRIPMKNKPLFEGIDESLPLEIIASTFHIDEKEVEANLETKGNTKGFSLSFLLERAHTLLKAESWDACYFAIALAIYGIVMFPNMDGFVDMATICVFLTGNPVRTLLVDAYYYMIHRYTKKKGMIAYCAPLLYQWFLEHLSETGA